The following proteins come from a genomic window of Phycodurus eques isolate BA_2022a chromosome 9, UOR_Pequ_1.1, whole genome shotgun sequence:
- the LOC133407446 gene encoding protocadherin gamma-C5-like, whose protein sequence is MTKTIGSRDWRRQALLWHFLLWTTAAAQTRYSIPEELKRGSAVGNVAKDLALGLSEIFERKLRVASEAGKQYFSVDAGKGELLVSDRIDREALCGQSASCVLPLQVVVENPLHLHRIEVDIQDINDNSPRFHTNELALKIAESAAVGTRFLLESAEDLDVGSNSVKTYTLAKNDCFTLKMKEVEDGKLVPELVLEKPLDRERKASHQLLLTALDGGNPVMSGTAQITVLVLDNNDNFPVFDKSLYKASLQENVAKDTFVLKLTATDADEGPNGQVQYFFSMRTPDLVSSVFKLNSETGEIFLQGDLDYEKATSYRIEVTAKDKGMPEMESHCRVQIDVVDMNDNVPEIILTSEPQPVREDAPSGSVVALLTSRDADSANNSKVTLRIPKGSPFILKPSFSNNYALVTSGALDRERVSEYEIEVTATDSGSPPLSSRRSVAVSVGDVNDNPPVFSQSSYNVYLKENDVAGAILLSVSAGDPDAGQNAKVSYSLLESKAAEAPAASSYVYVNSENGSIYSMRSFDYEKVKVFEVGVEAKDRGSPSLSGNATVHVFILDQNDNAPAVIYPSPHAASHLRAPRSAKAGHLLTKVTAVDADSGHNAWISYKVAEATDASLFALSLYTGEVRTKRAVSEHDDSSQRLIVAVEDDGEPVRSATVTLSILLEDAVSEPASEPLGRDSPSEPREKGGGGGRITLYLIVSLASVSVLSLLTLLALAVKCARSGAARCSGVGRTRCERDGKPDGNLHIQLNADGPIKYVEVLGGDVMSQSHSFRSCMSPVSEYSDFTLLKPSSTADFKEVIGVLDASLPDSAWTFESQQVSRRFALRTTTACGALAARRAHFHNVSLPQLVICCR, encoded by the coding sequence ATGACAAAGACAATAGGATCCCGAGACTGGCGACGGCAGGCTCTTTTGTGGCATTTTCTCTTGTGGACTACAGCGGCTGCGCAGACTCGTTACAGCATCCCGGAGGAGCTCAAGCGAGGTTCGGCGGTGGGCAACGTGGCCAAAGATCTGGCTCTGGGACTGTCTGAGATATTTGAGCGCAAGCTGCGTGTCGCCTCTGAGGCTGGGAAGCAGTATTTCAGCGTGGATGCGGGGAAGGGCGAGCTGCTGGTCAGCGACAGAATAGACAGAGAGGCTTTATGCGGACAAAGCGCCAGCTGCGTGCTCCCGCTGCAGGTCGTCGTCGAAAATCCGCTGCACTTGCATCGAATCGAAGTCGACATTCAGGACATTAATGACAATTCACCTCGATTTCATACGAATGAACTCGCTTTAAAAATAGCGGAATCAGCCGCAGTCGGCACTCGTTTCCTTTTGGAAAGCGCGGAGGATTTAGATGTCGGGAGTAATTCGGTCAAAACGTACACCTTGGCTAAAAACGACTGTTTCACTTTGAAAATGAAGGAGGTTGAGGATGGGAAATTAGTTCCCGAGTTAGTTTTAGAAAAACCACTGGACAGAGAAAGAAAAGCTTCTCATCAGCTCCTGCTGACTGCTTTAGACGGAGGCAATCCAGTCATGTCTGGCACTGCACAAATTACTGTTTTAGTGCTTGATAACAACGACAATTTCCCCGTTTTTGACAAAAGTCTCTATAAAGCGTCCTTACaagaaaatgtggcaaaagaTACATTCGTACTTAAATTGACAGCGACTGATGCAGATGAGGGACCGAACGGACAAGTCCAATATTTCTTTAGCATGCGCACACCTGATTTGGTGTCGTCTGTGTTTAAATTAAATTCAGAAACGggtgaaatatttttacaaggAGATTTAGATTATGAGAAAGCTACGTCTTACAGAATTGAAGTGACTGCCAAAGACAAAGGGATGCCTGAAATGGAGAGTCACTGTCGTGTGCAGATTGACGTCGTTGATATGAATGATAATGTTCCAGAAATTATCCTCACCTCGGAACCGCAGCCGGTCCGGGAGGACGCACCGAGTGGGTCAGTGGTGGCTCTGCTTACATCACGTGACGCAGACTCTGCTAATAATAGCAAAGTCACGCTGCGGATCCCTAAAGGCTCCCCTTTCATTCTGAAACCGTCTTTTTCGAATAATTACGCGCTGGTCACCAGCGGCGCTTTAGACCGGGAGAGAGTGTCCGAGTACGAGATCGAGGTCACGGCCACCGATTCGGGCTCTCCTCCTCTCTCGAGTCGCAGAAGCGTCGCCGTCAGCGTCGGCGACGTCAACGACAACCCTCCCGTCTTCTCTCAGAGCTCTTATAACGTTTATTTGAAAGAGAACGACGTCGCGGGCGCCATCCTGCTCTCGGTGTCGGCCGGCGACCCGGACGCCGGCCAGAACGCCAAAGTGTCCTACTCCCTGCTGGAGAGCAAAGCGGCCGAGGCGCCGGCGGCGTCGTCGTACGTTTACGTCAACTCGGAGAACGGCAGCATCTACAGCATGCGCTCGTTCGACTACGAGAAAGTCAAAGTGTTTGAGGTCGGGGTGGAGGCCAAGGACCGGGGCTCTCCGTCTCTCAGCGGCAACGCCACCGTCCACGTTTTCATCCTGGACCAGAACGACAACGCCCCCGCCGTCATCTACCCCTCCCCCCACGCCGCCTCCCACCTGAGGGCGCCCCGCTCGGCCAAGGCGGGCCACCTGCTCACCAAGGTGACGGCCGTGGACGCCGACTCGGGCCACAACGCCTGGATCTCCTACAAAGTGGCGGAGGCCACGGACGCCTCTCTGTTCGCGCTCAGTTTGTACACGGGGGAGGTGAGGACCAAACGCGCCGTGTCCGAGCACGACGACTCCTCCCAGAGGCTGATCGTGGCGGTCGAGGACGACGGGGAACCGGTCCGCTCGGCCACCGTCACGCTGTCCATCCTGCTGGAGGACGCCGTGAGCGAGCCCGCCTCGGAGCCGCTCGGGCGCGACTCGCCGTCCGAGCCCCGCGAgaaaggcggcggcggcggcagaaTCACGCTTTACTTGATCGTGTCTCTGGCCTCGGTGTCCGTGCTGTCTCTGCTCACGTTGCTCGCCTTGGCCGTCAAATGCGCCAGGAGCGGCGCCGCTCGCTGCTCGGGCGTCGGACGCACGCGCTGCGAGCGGGACGGGAAGCCCGACGGAAATCTGCACATTCAGCTCAACGCCGACGGACCCATCAAGTACGTGGAGGTTCTGGGAGGAGACGTCATGTCTCAGAGTCACTCCTTCAGGTCCTGCATGTCTCCCGTGTCAGAGTACAGCGATTTCACGCTGCTCAAGCCCAGCAGCACCGCCGACTTCAAGGAGGTCATCGGCGTGCTGGATGCCTCTTTGCCGGACAGCGCCTGGACCTTCGAGAGCCAGCAGGTGAGCCGACGATTCGCTTTGCGAACGACGACCGCTTGCGGCGCTCTGGCTGCCCGCCGTGCGCATTTTCACAACGTTTCTCTCCCGCAGTTGGTGATCTGTTGCCGTTGA